In Solanum pennellii chromosome 3, SPENNV200, a single window of DNA contains:
- the LOC107013968 gene encoding HVA22-like protein e, with amino-acid sequence MSKLWALLTHLHALAGPVVMLLYPLYASVIAIESTSKLDDEQWLAYWILYSFLTLMEMLLQPILQWIPIWYEVKLGMVAWLVLPQFRGAAFIYNKFVREKLIKKYGSSYIQHKSQSPDGKTKNKIVDFITLKKGDH; translated from the exons ATGAGCAAATTGTGGGCTTTGCTTACTCATCTACATGCTCTAGCCGG GCCAGTGGTGATGTTACTCTATCCTTT atATGCATCAGTAATAGCAATAGAGAGCACATCAAAGTTGGATGATGAACAGTGGCTTGCTTATTGGATTCTATACTCTTTTCTTACTCTTATGGAGATGCTTCTTCAACCCATTCTACAATG GATACCAATTTGGTATGAGGTGAAATTGGGAATGGTGGCATGGTTGGTTCTTCCCCAATTCAGAGGAGCTGCTTTTATCTATAACAAATTTGTTAGGGAAAAACTCATCAAGAAATATGGATCTTCATATATCCAACACAAGTCTCAATCTCCAGATGGgaaaaccaaaaacaaaattgtggatttcatcaccctCAAGAAG GGAGATCATTAA